In Tepidimonas taiwanensis, the following are encoded in one genomic region:
- the rpoC gene encoding DNA-directed RNA polymerase subunit beta' translates to MKSLLDLFKQFTPDEHFDAIKIGLASPEKIRSWSFGEVKKPETINYRTFKPERDGLFCAKIFGPIKDYECLCGKYKRLKHRGVICEKCGVEVTQTKVRRERMGHIELAAPCAHIWFLKSLPSRLGLVLDMTLRDIERVLYFEAYVVVDPGMTPLKKFSIMSEDDYDAKRREYGDEFVAKMGAEGIKELLQSIDLDTEIERLRNDLTGSEMKVKKNAKRLKVLEAFKKSGIKPEWMILEVLPVLPPDLRPLVPLDGGRFATSDLNDLYRRVINRNNRLKRLLELKAPEIIARNEKRMLQEAVDSLLDNGRRGKAMTGANKRALKSLADMIKGKSGRFRQNLLGKRVDYSGRSVIVVGPTLKLHQCGLPKLMALELFKPFIFARLEQMGIATTIKAAKKEVEAGTPVVWDILEDVIKEHPVLLNRAPTLHRLGIQAFEPVLIEGKAIQLHPLVCAAFNADFDGDQMAVHVPLSLEAQMEARVLMLSSNNVLFPANGEPSIVPSQDVVLGLYYATRERVNGKGEGMVFADVDEVERALANGVVELTSRVSVRLTEWLKNKETGELEAVTKLRDTTVGRALLSRILPKGLPFELIDKPLKKKEISKLINASFRKCGLKETVVFADKLLQNGFRLATQAGISICIDDMLVPAEKPAIIERAEAEVKEIAQQYASGLVTAGERYNKVVDIWGKAGDEISKVMMEHLKKEKVVDRHGNVVEQESFNSIYMMADSGARGSAAQIRQLAGMRGLMAKPDGSIIETPITANFREGLNVLQYFISTHGARKGLADTALKTANSGYLTRRLVDVTQDLVVTEEDCGTANGTLMRAIVEGGEVIESLRERILGRTTAEDIVDPETQRVLVKAGEMLDEDAVDLIEQAGIDEVRVRTVLTCDTRYGVCAKCYGRDLGRGGLVNVGEAIGVIAAQSIGEPGTQLTMRTFHIGGAASRAAVASSVEAKSNGIVGFNSTMRYVTNAKGELVVISRSGEVVIHDDNGRERERHKVPYGATLAVRADQRITAGTILANWDPLTRPIITEFAGVVKFENVEEGLTVAKQVDEVTGLSTLVVIDPKRRGATKVVRPQVKLIDAEGKEVKIPGTDHAVTVTFPVGALIQVRDGQTIHPGEVLARIPVEGQKTRDITGGLPRVAELFEARSPKDKGILAEITGTVSFGKETKGKVRLQITDPDGKVWEELVPKEKSILVHEGQVVNKGELIVDGPADPQDILRLLGIEELARYIVDEVQDVYRLQGVKINDKHIEVIVRQMLRRVEVENPGDSHYIAGEQVERSEILNTNDALRAEGKTPATYRNLLLGITKASLSTDSFISAASFQETTRVLTEAAIMGKRDELRGLKENVIVGRLIPAGTGMAFHEARRAKERLDEEERRAIAEADALSADADAAAE, encoded by the coding sequence ATGAAATCCTTGCTCGACCTGTTCAAGCAGTTCACGCCCGACGAGCACTTCGACGCCATCAAGATCGGTCTGGCCTCCCCGGAGAAAATCCGGTCGTGGTCGTTCGGCGAGGTGAAGAAGCCCGAGACCATCAACTACCGCACGTTCAAGCCGGAGCGCGACGGGCTGTTTTGCGCCAAGATCTTCGGCCCCATCAAGGACTACGAGTGCCTGTGCGGCAAGTACAAGCGCCTGAAGCACCGCGGGGTGATCTGCGAGAAGTGCGGCGTCGAGGTGACCCAGACCAAGGTGCGCCGCGAGCGCATGGGCCACATCGAGCTGGCCGCGCCGTGCGCGCACATCTGGTTCCTGAAGTCGCTGCCCAGCCGCCTGGGTCTGGTGCTCGACATGACGCTGCGCGACATCGAGCGCGTGCTGTACTTCGAGGCCTATGTGGTGGTGGACCCGGGCATGACCCCGCTGAAAAAGTTCAGCATCATGTCCGAGGACGACTACGACGCCAAGCGCCGCGAGTACGGTGACGAGTTCGTCGCCAAGATGGGCGCCGAGGGCATCAAGGAGCTGCTGCAGAGCATCGACCTCGACACCGAGATCGAGCGGCTGCGCAACGACCTGACCGGCTCGGAGATGAAGGTCAAGAAGAACGCCAAGCGCCTGAAGGTGCTGGAGGCGTTCAAGAAGTCCGGCATCAAGCCCGAGTGGATGATCCTGGAGGTGCTGCCGGTGCTGCCGCCGGACCTGCGGCCGCTGGTGCCGCTCGATGGCGGGCGCTTCGCGACGTCGGACCTGAACGACCTGTACCGCCGCGTCATCAACCGCAACAACCGCCTGAAGCGCCTGCTGGAGCTCAAGGCCCCCGAGATCATCGCGCGCAACGAAAAGCGCATGCTGCAGGAGGCGGTGGACAGCCTGCTGGACAACGGCCGCCGCGGCAAGGCGATGACCGGCGCCAACAAGCGCGCGCTGAAGTCGCTCGCCGACATGATCAAGGGCAAGAGCGGGCGCTTCCGCCAGAACCTGCTGGGCAAGCGCGTGGACTACTCGGGCCGCTCGGTCATCGTGGTGGGTCCGACGCTCAAGCTGCACCAGTGCGGTCTGCCCAAACTGATGGCGCTGGAGCTGTTCAAGCCGTTCATCTTCGCGCGGCTGGAGCAGATGGGCATCGCCACCACCATCAAGGCGGCCAAGAAGGAAGTCGAGGCCGGCACGCCGGTGGTGTGGGACATCCTGGAAGACGTCATCAAGGAGCACCCGGTGCTGCTCAACCGGGCGCCGACGCTGCACCGCCTGGGCATCCAGGCGTTCGAGCCGGTGCTGATCGAGGGCAAGGCGATCCAGCTGCACCCGCTGGTGTGCGCGGCGTTCAACGCCGACTTCGACGGCGACCAGATGGCCGTGCACGTGCCGCTGTCGCTGGAAGCGCAGATGGAAGCGCGCGTGCTGATGCTGTCGTCGAACAACGTGCTCTTCCCGGCCAACGGCGAACCGTCCATCGTGCCGTCGCAGGACGTGGTGTTGGGCCTGTACTACGCCACGCGCGAGCGCGTCAACGGCAAGGGCGAGGGCATGGTCTTCGCCGACGTCGATGAGGTCGAGCGCGCGCTGGCCAACGGTGTGGTCGAGCTCACCAGCCGCGTCAGCGTCCGCCTGACCGAGTGGCTGAAGAACAAGGAAACCGGCGAGCTGGAGGCGGTGACGAAGCTGCGCGACACGACGGTCGGCCGCGCGCTGCTGTCGCGCATCCTGCCCAAGGGTCTGCCGTTCGAGCTGATCGACAAGCCGCTGAAGAAGAAGGAGATCTCCAAGCTCATCAACGCCTCCTTCCGCAAGTGCGGCCTGAAGGAGACGGTGGTCTTCGCCGACAAGCTGCTGCAAAACGGCTTCCGCCTGGCCACCCAGGCCGGCATCTCGATCTGCATCGACGACATGCTGGTGCCGGCGGAAAAACCCGCCATCATCGAGCGCGCCGAGGCCGAGGTCAAGGAAATCGCGCAGCAGTACGCGTCGGGTCTGGTGACCGCGGGCGAGCGCTACAACAAGGTGGTCGACATCTGGGGCAAGGCCGGTGACGAGATCTCCAAGGTGATGATGGAGCACCTGAAGAAGGAGAAGGTCGTCGACCGCCACGGCAACGTGGTCGAGCAGGAGTCGTTCAACTCCATCTACATGATGGCCGACTCGGGCGCGCGCGGTTCCGCTGCCCAGATCCGCCAGCTCGCCGGCATGCGCGGCCTGATGGCCAAGCCCGACGGCTCGATCATCGAAACGCCCATCACCGCGAACTTCCGCGAGGGGCTCAACGTCCTGCAGTACTTCATCTCGACCCACGGCGCGCGCAAGGGCCTGGCCGACACGGCGCTCAAGACCGCGAACTCGGGTTACCTCACGCGCCGTCTGGTGGACGTGACGCAGGACCTGGTCGTCACCGAGGAGGATTGCGGCACCGCCAACGGCACGCTGATGCGCGCGATCGTCGAGGGCGGCGAGGTCATCGAGAGCCTGCGCGAGCGCATCCTGGGCCGCACGACGGCCGAAGACATCGTCGACCCCGAGACGCAGCGCGTGCTGGTCAAGGCGGGTGAGATGCTGGACGAGGATGCGGTCGACCTGATCGAACAGGCCGGCATCGACGAGGTGCGCGTGCGCACCGTGCTGACCTGCGACACGCGCTATGGCGTGTGCGCCAAGTGCTACGGGCGCGACCTGGGCCGCGGCGGGCTGGTCAACGTCGGCGAGGCGATTGGTGTGATCGCGGCGCAGTCGATCGGTGAGCCCGGCACGCAGCTGACGATGCGCACCTTCCACATCGGTGGCGCGGCGTCGCGCGCGGCGGTGGCCTCCAGCGTCGAGGCCAAGTCCAACGGCATCGTCGGCTTCAACAGCACGATGCGCTACGTCACCAACGCCAAGGGCGAGCTGGTGGTCATCTCCCGCTCGGGCGAGGTCGTCATCCACGACGACAACGGCCGCGAGCGCGAGCGCCACAAGGTGCCGTACGGCGCGACGCTGGCGGTGCGCGCCGACCAGCGCATCACGGCAGGCACGATCCTGGCCAACTGGGACCCGCTGACGCGCCCGATCATCACCGAGTTCGCCGGTGTGGTGAAGTTCGAAAACGTCGAGGAAGGCCTGACCGTGGCCAAGCAGGTCGACGAGGTCACCGGCCTGTCGACGCTGGTGGTCATCGACCCGAAGCGCCGCGGCGCGACCAAGGTCGTGCGTCCGCAGGTCAAGCTCATCGACGCCGAGGGCAAGGAGGTCAAGATCCCGGGCACCGACCACGCGGTGACCGTGACCTTCCCGGTGGGCGCGCTGATCCAGGTGCGCGACGGCCAGACCATCCACCCCGGCGAGGTGCTGGCGCGCATCCCGGTCGAGGGCCAGAAGACCCGCGACATCACCGGCGGTCTGCCGCGCGTGGCCGAGCTGTTCGAGGCCCGCTCGCCCAAGGACAAGGGAATCCTGGCCGAAATCACCGGCACGGTCTCCTTCGGCAAGGAAACCAAAGGCAAGGTGCGCCTGCAGATCACCGACCCGGACGGCAAGGTGTGGGAAGAGCTCGTGCCGAAGGAAAAGAGCATCCTCGTGCACGAAGGGCAGGTCGTCAACAAGGGCGAACTCATCGTCGACGGCCCGGCCGACCCGCAGGACATCCTGCGCCTGCTGGGCATCGAGGAGCTCGCGCGCTACATCGTCGATGAGGTGCAGGACGTCTACCGCCTGCAGGGTGTGAAGATCAACGACAAGCACATCGAAGTGATCGTGCGCCAGATGTTGCGCCGCGTCGAGGTGGAAAACCCCGGCGACAGCCACTACATCGCGGGCGAGCAGGTCGAGCGCTCCGAGATCCTCAACACCAACGACGCGCTGCGCGCCGAGGGCAAGACGCCGGCGACGTACCGCAACCTGCTGCTGGGCATCACGAAGGCGTCGCTGTCGACCGACTCGTTCATCTCCGCCGCGTCGTTCCAGGAGACGACGCGCGTGCTGACCGAGGCGGCGATCATGGGCAAGCGCGACGAGCTGCGCGGCCTGAAGGAAAACGTCATCGTCGGCCGCCTGATCCCGGCGGGCACCGGCATGGCGTTCCACGAGGCGCGCCGCGCGAAGGAGCGCCTGGATGAAGAGGAGCGCCGCGCGATCGCGGAGGCCGACGCGCTGTCGGCCGACGCCGACGCGGCCGCCGAGTAA
- a CDS encoding LemA family protein: MEIPWYGWALAAVAVVGLWAIGAYNGLMRLQNRVANAFGQIDVQLKRRYDLIPNVVEVARKYLAHEAQTLEAVIAARNQARATEARAAERPTDGAALVALAGAEAALGGALGRLMAVVEDYPELKADQTLRELREELAHTENRIAFARQAYNDEVLAYNDRVRHFPTVIVARLFGFGVLAPLQATASDAERQAPRVQL, translated from the coding sequence ATGGAAATCCCGTGGTACGGGTGGGCGCTGGCCGCCGTGGCGGTCGTTGGGCTGTGGGCCATCGGGGCCTACAACGGCTTGATGAGGCTGCAGAACCGGGTGGCCAATGCGTTTGGCCAGATCGACGTACAGCTCAAGCGTCGCTACGACCTGATCCCCAACGTCGTCGAGGTGGCGCGCAAGTATCTGGCGCACGAGGCGCAGACGCTGGAGGCGGTGATCGCCGCGCGCAACCAGGCCCGGGCCACCGAGGCGCGTGCGGCCGAGCGTCCAACCGACGGCGCGGCGCTGGTGGCGTTGGCGGGAGCCGAAGCCGCGCTCGGTGGGGCCCTCGGGCGGCTGATGGCGGTGGTGGAGGACTACCCGGAGCTCAAGGCGGACCAGACGCTGCGTGAACTGCGCGAGGAGCTGGCCCATACGGAAAACCGCATCGCGTTTGCGCGGCAGGCCTACAACGATGAGGTGCTCGCGTACAACGACCGCGTGCGGCATTTTCCGACCGTGATCGTGGCACGGCTGTTCGGCTTCGGGGTGCTCGCGCCGCTGCAGGCGACCGCGTCCGACGCCGAGCGGCAGGCCCCGCGCGTGCAGCTCTGA
- a CDS encoding M48 family metalloprotease has translation MRFFESQREARAQTLRLLLLFALMLVFLVLAVNAALALAWRLMIGGAWIGYPRYFFEVNTAVVLLFVLGGWWLESSALRHGGGVALAQRLGARPVRADRFDEQRYANVVQELAIAAGMRPPTAMVLPRDAGLNALATGWDEHDAVVAVTQGALDHLTREELQGMVAHELSHIREGDTRLNMRLAGMVFGLELLYRLGEQLMAPDARGRRHAGALFGLALRAVGWLGWLAGHALQAAVARQREYLADARAVQWTRQRDGLGRVLRKVLGLHRAGTPDASDGLQMPQVQHLLLVSAASSAVGRWFDAHPPLERRIERLYGGKMPPLSLDDGREEPDGRPGGAR, from the coding sequence ATGCGGTTCTTCGAGTCCCAGCGCGAAGCACGTGCGCAGACGCTGCGGCTGTTGCTGCTCTTTGCGCTGATGCTCGTGTTTCTGGTGCTCGCGGTCAACGCGGCGCTGGCGCTGGCGTGGCGGCTGATGATCGGTGGTGCATGGATCGGGTACCCGCGCTATTTTTTCGAGGTCAACACCGCCGTCGTGCTGCTCTTCGTGCTGGGCGGCTGGTGGCTGGAGAGCAGTGCACTGCGCCACGGCGGGGGCGTGGCGCTGGCGCAGCGGCTGGGCGCGCGGCCCGTGCGCGCCGATCGGTTCGACGAGCAGCGCTACGCGAACGTGGTGCAGGAGCTCGCGATCGCCGCCGGCATGCGTCCGCCCACCGCGATGGTGTTGCCCCGCGACGCCGGGCTGAACGCCCTGGCCACCGGGTGGGACGAGCACGACGCGGTGGTGGCGGTGACGCAGGGGGCGCTCGACCACCTGACGCGGGAGGAGCTGCAGGGGATGGTGGCGCACGAACTGAGCCACATCCGGGAGGGCGACACGCGCCTGAACATGCGGCTCGCCGGCATGGTGTTCGGGCTGGAGCTGCTGTACCGGCTGGGCGAGCAGCTCATGGCGCCGGACGCCCGCGGACGGCGGCATGCGGGGGCGCTCTTCGGGCTGGCCCTGCGGGCCGTGGGATGGCTCGGCTGGCTGGCCGGCCATGCGCTGCAGGCGGCCGTGGCGCGCCAGCGCGAGTACCTGGCCGATGCGCGCGCGGTGCAGTGGACGCGTCAGCGCGACGGGCTGGGGCGCGTGCTACGCAAGGTGCTGGGGCTGCACCGCGCGGGCACCCCCGACGCTTCCGATGGTCTGCAGATGCCGCAGGTGCAGCACTTGTTGCTCGTGTCGGCGGCATCGTCCGCGGTGGGCCGCTGGTTCGATGCCCATCCCCCGTTGGAGCGGCGCATCGAGCGCCTCTATGGTGGCAAAATGCCGCCCCTTTCCCTGGACGATGGACGCGAGGAACCCGATGGCCGCCCCGGTGGCGCTCGCTGA
- the rsmB gene encoding 16S rRNA (cytosine(967)-C(5))-methyltransferase RsmB, with the protein MAAPVALAEQLAAVARAVAAVRQGRSLADVLPGVDARLRPGVQALTFLALRHGGETQALLALLARRAPPAPVAALLEAALALLIDAGAGYAPHTVVDQAVRALGALRTPGLAGFVNACLRRFLRERDALLARAHAGPVGRWNHPAWWVQRLQRDHPAHWAAALAADGEPAPLVLRVNRRRVSRDAYRERLAAQGWVADPIGDDGLVLAEAVPVERLPGWADGDVAVQDGAAQLAAPLLLGDGLPAGARVLDACAAPGGKTAHLLERADVTLWALDADPRRCERIHETLRRLRLPTPGAEVRVLAADAGSPADWWDGRPFDAILLDAPCSASGIVRRHPDVRWLRRGDDIARLAATQRRLLDALWPLLAPGGRLLYATCSVFRAEGADVVAAFCAAHPEAQALPAPGHLLPGGIVADPSPAAQAVVSAHAIGDNARRGMDGFFYALLRKG; encoded by the coding sequence ATGGCCGCCCCGGTGGCGCTCGCTGAACAGTTGGCCGCGGTGGCGCGTGCGGTGGCCGCGGTGCGACAGGGGCGGTCGCTTGCCGACGTGCTGCCTGGCGTCGACGCGCGCCTGCGCCCGGGCGTGCAGGCGTTGACGTTTCTGGCCTTGCGCCACGGCGGTGAGACGCAGGCGCTGCTCGCACTGCTGGCACGGCGCGCGCCGCCCGCGCCGGTGGCGGCCCTGCTGGAAGCGGCGCTGGCGCTGCTGATCGACGCCGGCGCGGGCTACGCGCCCCACACGGTGGTCGACCAGGCGGTGCGCGCGCTCGGCGCGCTGCGCACGCCGGGGCTGGCGGGCTTCGTCAACGCCTGCTTGCGCCGCTTTTTGCGCGAGCGCGACGCGCTGCTCGCGCGCGCCCACGCGGGCCCCGTGGGCCGCTGGAACCACCCGGCGTGGTGGGTGCAGCGCCTGCAGCGCGACCACCCGGCGCACTGGGCCGCAGCGCTGGCCGCCGACGGCGAGCCCGCCCCGCTGGTGCTGCGCGTCAACCGCCGGCGCGTCTCGCGCGATGCCTACCGTGAACGCCTGGCGGCGCAGGGGTGGGTAGCAGATCCCATCGGCGACGATGGCCTCGTGTTGGCCGAGGCGGTGCCGGTGGAGCGCCTGCCCGGGTGGGCGGACGGCGACGTGGCGGTGCAGGATGGCGCGGCGCAGCTTGCCGCGCCGCTGTTGCTCGGCGATGGCCTGCCGGCCGGCGCGCGCGTGCTCGACGCCTGCGCCGCGCCCGGAGGCAAGACCGCCCACCTGCTGGAGCGCGCCGACGTGACGCTGTGGGCGCTGGACGCCGACCCCCGGCGCTGCGAGCGCATCCACGAGACGCTGCGCCGGTTGCGGCTGCCCACGCCAGGGGCCGAGGTGCGGGTGCTCGCGGCCGACGCCGGCTCCCCGGCGGACTGGTGGGATGGGCGTCCGTTCGACGCCATCCTGCTGGATGCGCCGTGCAGCGCCTCGGGCATCGTGCGGCGTCACCCGGACGTGCGCTGGCTGCGCCGCGGGGACGACATCGCGCGCCTGGCGGCGACGCAACGGCGGCTGCTCGACGCGTTGTGGCCGCTGCTTGCGCCCGGCGGGCGGCTGCTGTATGCGACGTGTTCGGTGTTCCGGGCCGAGGGGGCGGACGTCGTCGCGGCGTTTTGCGCCGCGCACCCCGAGGCGCAGGCGCTGCCCGCGCCGGGGCACCTGTTGCCGGGCGGCATCGTCGCCGACCCGTCGCCGGCGGCGCAGGCCGTCGTGTCCGCGCACGCGATCGGTGACAATGCGCGCCGTGGCATGGACGGTTTTTTCTACGCCTTGCTCCGCAAAGGATGA
- a CDS encoding DUF4390 domain-containing protein, protein MAWTVFSTPCSAKDEGTYRASAAWRRRALLRAALGAVLAAGLAAPAVAARFDTDGASWRLERTAEALYLSARVPLTLPPGVEEALRRGVPVYFVWHAVLRQPRWYWTDRRLASVTRTVRLVFQPLTQRWRLSVIDGAAPEQPAALHRHFESLDEALALARSVQRWRVVAGIELRGDEQLEVEFRVDTGQLPRPLQILPGGDEAASAWRAVLRLPPVGALDDPEPAAGGRE, encoded by the coding sequence GTGGCATGGACGGTTTTTTCTACGCCTTGCTCCGCAAAGGATGAGGGCACGTACCGGGCGAGCGCCGCGTGGCGCCGGCGCGCGCTGCTGCGCGCGGCGCTCGGTGCCGTCCTCGCGGCGGGCCTGGCCGCTCCTGCGGTGGCGGCACGGTTCGACACCGATGGGGCTTCCTGGCGCCTGGAGCGCACGGCGGAGGCGTTGTATCTGAGCGCGCGCGTGCCGCTCACCCTGCCGCCGGGGGTGGAGGAGGCGCTGCGCCGCGGCGTGCCGGTCTATTTCGTCTGGCACGCGGTGCTGCGTCAGCCGCGCTGGTACTGGACCGACCGCCGGCTGGCCAGCGTGACGCGGACCGTGCGGCTGGTCTTTCAGCCGCTGACGCAGCGCTGGCGGCTCAGCGTCATCGACGGGGCTGCCCCTGAGCAGCCCGCGGCGCTGCATCGGCATTTCGAGTCGCTGGACGAGGCGCTGGCGCTGGCGCGCTCCGTGCAGCGCTGGCGTGTCGTGGCCGGCATCGAGCTGCGCGGTGACGAGCAGCTGGAGGTGGAGTTCCGCGTCGACACCGGCCAGCTGCCGCGTCCGCTGCAGATCCTGCCCGGGGGGGATGAGGCGGCGTCGGCGTGGCGGGCCGTGCTGCGACTGCCGCCGGTGGGCGCGCTCGACGACCCCGAGCCGGCTGCCGGGGGGCGTGAATGA
- a CDS encoding sensor histidine kinase, producing MSDARTRDAQRVRHLRWFLALALLFILGVGLVLFYLLTLATDHRAVEPRAYTRLLVLNLGVAAVLAAVLVWLAARLVLRWRRRRFGSALLLKLAAIFGLVGVVPGVLIYLVSYQFVNRAIETWFDARVETALRAGLELGRTALDTVSADWAAKTRTLTGTLATADDGVAALVLENWREQLGATDVVLWSAQGRALASVGESRFRLAPERPSATLLRRARAERLVTWIEGLEELEALADPQEVLGLPTAALPRVRVLAYVPARDIAFGAEGRYVAVTAPVPAALVANALAVQLANREYQERALVREGLRSMYLGTLTLALFLSVAGAVVLAVLLGNQLVRPLLLLAEGMRDVARGDLGPKVALPARDELAGLTRTFAAMTRELADARAAVQTSMQQVDAARASLQTLLDNLTAGVIVLAPDGVVRSANPGAARILRVPLAQWIGQPLSAVPGLEAFGRWVREQFARFIADGDGADDGAHWQQPYEWQADVGGGAGGAAGAVRTLVARGARLPGGDHLLVLDDVSDIISAQRAQAWGEVARRLAHEIKNPLTPIQLSAERLALKLEPRLDGAELAMLRKSVKTIVDQVEAMKRLVNEFRDYARLPPARLEPLDLAPLLREIVAMYEAAPVPVRLELDPACPPVLADAQQVRQVVHNLVQNAQDATASAGSGAAVLLRTRRSDSGQWVRLFVIDEGSGFPEAILQRAFEPYVTTKAKGTGLGLAVVKKIMDEHGGRVELANRIEGGRVVGAQVSLSFRVADMQHIQQGAPQ from the coding sequence ATGAGCGACGCCCGCACGCGCGACGCCCAGCGGGTGCGGCACCTGCGCTGGTTCCTCGCGCTGGCCCTGCTGTTCATCCTCGGGGTTGGGCTGGTGCTCTTTTACCTGCTCACCCTGGCCACGGACCACCGCGCCGTCGAGCCGCGCGCCTACACGCGCTTGCTGGTGCTCAACCTCGGCGTCGCGGCGGTGTTGGCGGCGGTGCTGGTGTGGCTGGCCGCGCGCCTGGTGCTGCGCTGGCGGCGCCGGCGTTTCGGCAGTGCGCTGCTGCTCAAGCTCGCCGCGATCTTCGGTCTCGTGGGCGTGGTGCCGGGAGTCCTCATCTACCTGGTGTCGTACCAGTTCGTCAACCGCGCCATCGAGACGTGGTTCGACGCGCGCGTCGAGACGGCGTTGCGCGCGGGGCTGGAGCTCGGGCGCACGGCGCTCGACACCGTCAGCGCCGACTGGGCGGCAAAGACGCGCACGCTCACCGGCACCCTCGCCACCGCCGATGACGGTGTCGCGGCGCTCGTACTGGAGAACTGGCGCGAGCAGCTCGGCGCCACCGACGTGGTGCTGTGGAGTGCGCAGGGCCGTGCACTGGCGAGTGTGGGCGAGTCGCGCTTTCGCCTCGCGCCCGAGCGGCCGAGCGCGACGCTGCTGCGCCGCGCGCGCGCCGAGCGGCTGGTGACCTGGATCGAAGGCCTGGAGGAACTCGAGGCCCTCGCCGATCCGCAGGAGGTGCTCGGGCTGCCCACCGCGGCATTGCCGCGCGTGCGCGTGCTGGCCTACGTGCCAGCGCGGGACATCGCCTTCGGGGCGGAAGGGCGCTATGTGGCCGTGACGGCACCGGTGCCCGCGGCGCTGGTGGCCAACGCGTTGGCGGTGCAGCTCGCCAACCGCGAGTACCAGGAGCGCGCCCTCGTGCGCGAGGGGCTGCGCAGCATGTACCTGGGCACGCTGACGCTGGCGCTCTTTTTGTCCGTCGCGGGTGCCGTGGTGCTGGCCGTGCTGCTGGGCAACCAGCTCGTGCGGCCGCTGCTGCTGCTGGCCGAGGGCATGCGCGACGTGGCCCGCGGCGACCTCGGACCGAAGGTCGCGCTGCCCGCGCGCGACGAGCTGGCGGGGCTGACGCGCACCTTCGCCGCGATGACGCGTGAACTGGCCGATGCGCGCGCCGCCGTGCAAACGTCAATGCAGCAGGTCGACGCCGCCCGCGCCAGTCTGCAGACCTTGCTCGACAACCTGACCGCTGGCGTCATCGTGCTGGCCCCTGACGGCGTGGTGCGCAGTGCCAACCCTGGGGCAGCGCGCATTCTGCGCGTGCCGCTGGCGCAATGGATCGGTCAGCCGTTGTCCGCGGTGCCGGGGCTGGAGGCCTTCGGTCGCTGGGTGCGCGAGCAGTTTGCGCGCTTCATCGCCGACGGCGACGGTGCGGACGACGGTGCCCACTGGCAGCAGCCCTACGAGTGGCAGGCCGATGTCGGCGGGGGCGCTGGTGGCGCGGCGGGGGCCGTGCGCACCCTGGTCGCGCGCGGGGCGCGGCTGCCGGGCGGCGACCACCTGCTCGTGCTCGACGACGTCAGCGACATCATCTCCGCCCAACGCGCGCAGGCGTGGGGCGAGGTCGCCCGGCGCCTGGCGCACGAGATCAAAAACCCGCTCACACCAATCCAGCTCTCGGCCGAGCGGCTCGCGCTCAAGCTCGAACCCCGGCTCGACGGCGCGGAGCTGGCGATGCTGCGCAAGTCGGTCAAGACCATCGTCGACCAGGTCGAGGCCATGAAGCGCCTGGTCAACGAATTTCGCGACTACGCGCGGCTGCCCCCGGCGCGGCTGGAGCCGCTCGACCTCGCGCCGTTGCTGCGCGAGATCGTCGCGATGTACGAGGCCGCGCCGGTGCCGGTGCGGCTGGAGCTCGACCCAGCGTGCCCGCCGGTGCTGGCGGACGCGCAGCAGGTGCGGCAGGTCGTGCACAACCTGGTGCAAAACGCGCAGGACGCGACGGCCAGCGCCGGCAGCGGTGCGGCGGTGCTCTTGCGCACGCGGCGCTCCGACAGCGGCCAGTGGGTGCGCCTGTTCGTCATCGACGAAGGGTCGGGTTTTCCCGAGGCGATCCTGCAGCGCGCCTTCGAACCTTACGTCACGACCAAGGCCAAGGGCACCGGGTTGGGGCTGGCGGTAGTCAAGAAAATCATGGACGAGCACGGCGGCCGCGTCGAGCTGGCCAACCGCATCGAAGGCGGCCGTGTCGTGGGCGCACAAGTGTCGCTATCATTCAGGGTTGCAGATATGCAACACATTCAACAGGGGGCGCCCCAGTAA
- a CDS encoding response regulator, with protein MANILVVDDELGIRELLFEILDDEGHSVELAENAAQARAHRQRYAPDLVLLDIWMPDTDGVTLLKEWSATGLLTMPVIMMSGHATIDTAVEATRIGAMAFLEKPITLQKLLQAVEKGLARGPVRPNGRANAAGPAAPTAGGAPALTLVGTTPASSVASDDATPDPDAAAAEGAAALRPGVLTVPAAPGGVLQTLDLDAPLREARDAFEKAYFEFHLAKEHGSMTRVAEKTGLERTHLYRKLKQLGVDLSRNKRSAA; from the coding sequence ATGGCAAACATCTTGGTGGTCGACGACGAACTCGGAATCCGCGAGCTGCTGTTCGAAATCCTCGACGACGAAGGCCACAGCGTCGAGCTGGCCGAAAACGCCGCGCAGGCGCGGGCGCACCGGCAGCGCTACGCGCCGGACCTCGTGTTGCTCGACATTTGGATGCCCGACACCGACGGGGTGACGCTGCTCAAGGAGTGGTCGGCTACCGGGCTGCTGACGATGCCCGTGATCATGATGAGCGGCCACGCCACCATCGACACGGCCGTCGAGGCCACCCGCATCGGCGCGATGGCCTTTCTGGAAAAGCCCATCACGCTGCAGAAACTCTTGCAGGCCGTGGAAAAGGGGCTCGCGCGCGGGCCGGTCCGCCCGAACGGCCGGGCGAACGCCGCCGGGCCGGCCGCGCCCACCGCTGGCGGGGCGCCAGCGCTGACGCTGGTGGGCACCACCCCGGCGTCGTCGGTGGCGAGCGATGACGCCACCCCCGATCCGGACGCCGCCGCGGCCGAGGGCGCCGCGGCGCTGCGGCCCGGTGTACTGACCGTCCCAGCAGCGCCCGGGGGCGTGCTGCAGACGCTGGACCTGGATGCCCCGCTGCGCGAGGCGCGCGACGCGTTCGAGAAAGCCTATTTCGAGTTCCACCTCGCGAAGGAACACGGCTCGATGACGCGCGTGGCCGAAAAGACGGGGCTGGAGCGCACCCACCTGTACCGCAAGCTCAAGCAGCTGGGCGTCGACCTCTCGCGCAACAAGCGCAGCGCCGCGTGA